In one Dermatophilaceae bacterium Sec6.4 genomic region, the following are encoded:
- a CDS encoding HAD-IIA family hydrolase: MTHSRPVECWLTDMDGVLIHEEHALPGAAEFLAKLQQTGRRFLVLTNNSIYTPRDLRARLLSSGIDVPEESIWTSAMATAQFLDTQRSGGSAYVLGEAGLTTALHEIGFILSQRDPDYVVLGETRTYSFESITRAIRLIDNGARFIATNPDATGPSPDGLMPATGAIAALITKATGVEPYYVGKPNPLMMRSALNRIDAHSETTVMIGDRMDTDVVSGLEAGLRTILVLTGSTRAEQVGRHPFVPTWVKDGIHDVVPMIDELAPA; the protein is encoded by the coding sequence ATGACACACAGCAGACCGGTCGAATGCTGGCTGACCGATATGGACGGGGTTCTCATCCATGAGGAGCACGCGCTGCCCGGTGCCGCCGAGTTCCTTGCGAAGTTGCAGCAGACCGGTCGCAGATTTCTGGTACTGACCAACAACTCGATCTACACGCCCCGCGATTTGCGGGCCCGGCTGCTCTCCAGTGGTATCGACGTCCCCGAGGAATCGATCTGGACGTCCGCCATGGCGACCGCGCAGTTCCTGGACACCCAGCGCAGCGGCGGTTCGGCCTACGTGCTGGGCGAGGCGGGCCTGACGACGGCGCTTCACGAAATCGGCTTCATCCTGTCCCAGCGCGACCCCGACTACGTGGTGCTCGGTGAGACCCGAACCTATTCGTTCGAGAGCATCACCCGGGCAATTCGCCTGATCGACAACGGCGCCCGGTTCATCGCCACCAACCCGGACGCGACCGGGCCCTCACCGGACGGATTGATGCCCGCAACCGGAGCGATTGCCGCGTTGATCACCAAGGCGACCGGAGTTGAGCCGTACTACGTCGGCAAGCCGAACCCGTTGATGATGCGCAGCGCGCTGAACCGAATCGACGCACATTCGGAGACGACGGTGATGATCGGGGACCGGATGGATACCGACGTCGTCAGCGGACTGGAGGCCGGGTTGCGCACCATCCTGGTGCTCACCGGCTCGACCCGCGCCGAGCAGGTGGGCCGTCACCCGTTTGTGCCCACGTGGGTGAAGGACGGCATTCACGACGTTGTCCCGATGATCGACGAGCTCGCCCCCGCCTGA
- a CDS encoding fumarate reductase/succinate dehydrogenase flavoprotein subunit, with amino-acid sequence MSDLINDLYREGDPIVDTKCPDGPIDKMWTEAKFENKLVNPSNRRKLSVIIVGTGLAGGAAAATLGEAGYHVKSFCYQDSPRRAHSIAAQGGINAAKNYADDGDSVYRLFYDTVKGGDYRSRESNSYRLAEVSTNIIDQCVAQGVPFAREYGGLLDNRSFGGVQVARTFYARGQTGQQLLIGAYQAMERQIAAGTVEAFTRHEMLEVVIVDGKARGIIARDLVTGEIETHLADVVVLASGGYGNVFFLSTNAMGCNTTATWRAHRKGAYFANPCYTQIHPTCIPVSGDYQSKLTLMSESLRNDGRIWVPKNRDDCDKNPREIAEEDRDYYLERKYPAFGNLVPRDIGSRQAKVVCDDGRGVGPKVGDFRRGVYLDFAEAIQRLGRAQVTAKYGNLFDMYERITGESPYEVPMRIYPAVHYTMGGLWVDYGLETTIPGLFAAGEANFSDHGANRLGASSLMQCLADGYFVLPNTIRDYLAKGPFEPVAQDHPAVVEAREQVTSRIDKLMSINGDRTVDSFHRELGQIMWEYCGMERSEEGLNKAVDLVRSLRAEFWRNVKVLGSADTLNQSLEKAGRVADFLELGELMCIDALHRRESCGCHFRVESQTEEGEALRDDKEFAYVAAWGFEAQPDSEGEAFTPTLHKEDLVYNFIQLKQRSYK; translated from the coding sequence ATGTCTGATCTCATCAATGACCTGTATCGCGAAGGCGACCCCATCGTCGACACCAAGTGTCCGGACGGGCCGATCGACAAGATGTGGACGGAGGCGAAATTCGAGAACAAACTGGTCAATCCCTCCAACCGGCGCAAGCTCTCGGTGATCATCGTGGGCACCGGGCTGGCGGGCGGTGCTGCAGCGGCGACGCTGGGTGAGGCCGGTTACCACGTGAAATCCTTCTGCTACCAGGACAGCCCGCGTCGAGCGCACTCGATCGCGGCGCAGGGTGGTATCAACGCCGCCAAGAACTACGCCGACGACGGCGACTCGGTCTACCGACTCTTCTACGACACGGTCAAGGGTGGGGACTACCGCTCGCGGGAATCCAACTCCTACCGGCTGGCCGAGGTCAGCACGAACATCATCGACCAGTGTGTCGCGCAGGGTGTGCCGTTCGCTCGTGAATACGGCGGTCTGCTGGATAACCGCTCCTTCGGTGGTGTGCAGGTGGCCCGCACCTTCTACGCTCGTGGCCAGACCGGTCAGCAGCTGTTGATCGGTGCCTACCAGGCCATGGAGCGGCAGATCGCAGCCGGCACAGTGGAGGCGTTCACCCGCCACGAGATGCTCGAGGTCGTCATCGTGGACGGCAAGGCACGCGGCATCATTGCTCGCGACCTGGTGACCGGGGAGATCGAAACCCACCTGGCAGATGTCGTGGTGCTCGCTTCCGGTGGTTACGGCAACGTCTTCTTCCTGTCAACCAACGCGATGGGCTGCAACACCACCGCGACGTGGCGCGCGCACCGTAAGGGCGCCTACTTCGCGAACCCGTGCTACACGCAGATCCACCCGACCTGTATCCCGGTCTCCGGCGATTACCAGTCGAAGCTGACCCTGATGAGCGAGTCGCTGCGCAACGACGGCCGTATCTGGGTGCCGAAGAACCGCGACGACTGCGACAAGAACCCGCGCGAGATAGCCGAGGAGGACCGCGACTACTACCTCGAGCGCAAATATCCCGCGTTCGGAAACCTGGTCCCCCGCGACATCGGCAGTCGGCAGGCGAAGGTGGTCTGCGATGACGGCCGTGGTGTCGGTCCGAAGGTCGGGGACTTCCGCCGTGGTGTCTATCTCGACTTCGCCGAAGCCATCCAGCGCCTCGGCCGGGCGCAGGTGACCGCGAAGTACGGCAACCTCTTCGACATGTACGAGCGGATCACCGGTGAGTCGCCGTACGAGGTGCCCATGCGGATCTACCCGGCGGTGCACTACACGATGGGCGGACTCTGGGTCGACTACGGCCTCGAGACCACGATCCCGGGGCTGTTCGCGGCCGGAGAGGCGAACTTCTCCGACCACGGTGCCAACCGGCTGGGTGCGTCATCGCTCATGCAGTGTCTGGCGGATGGGTACTTCGTGCTGCCGAACACGATTCGCGACTACCTGGCGAAGGGTCCCTTCGAGCCGGTGGCGCAAGACCACCCCGCGGTCGTCGAGGCGCGCGAGCAGGTCACCAGTCGGATCGACAAGCTGATGTCGATCAACGGTGACCGCACCGTCGATTCCTTCCACCGCGAACTCGGGCAGATTATGTGGGAATACTGCGGTATGGAGCGCTCGGAGGAAGGGCTGAACAAGGCCGTCGACCTGGTCCGCTCGCTGCGCGCGGAGTTCTGGCGCAACGTGAAGGTGCTCGGCAGTGCCGACACCCTGAACCAGTCCTTGGAGAAGGCAGGGCGGGTCGCTGACTTCCTCGAACTCGGCGAGTTGATGTGCATCGACGCACTGCACCGGCGTGAGTCGTGCGGCTGCCACTTCCGTGTCGAATCCCAGACCGAGGAAGGTGAGGCACTGCGCGATGACAAAGAATTCGCTTATGTCGCAGCGTGGGGCTTCGAAGCCCAACCCGATAGCGAAGGTGAGGCGTTCACGCCGACCCTGCACAAAGAAGACCTGGTCTACAACTTCATCCAGTTGAAGCAACGGAGCTACAAATAA
- a CDS encoding mannose-1-phosphate guanylyltransferase produces the protein MSEPLMPTAIPDFWAVIPAGGSGTRLWPLSRESSPKFLHDLTGAGQSLLQGTFDRLHPLCEDRMMVVTGVPHVDAVREQLPLLGIDNLLVEPSRRESLPAIGLAAALLEQRDPEAILGSFAADHVINDVLAFSECVTEAVNVARTGKLVTIGIEPDHPATGFGYIEIGDELSVLGAPRARAVTAFVEKPDGPMAEEYLASGRYSWNAGMFVVQASVLMDMIAHYQPRLAEYLREIAARPIRLAELWPRLTKITIDNAIAEPASVDGRVAVIPATFGWDDVGDFASLATLLMDRHDEPGVKVLGESQLVVMKDATGVVAPGSGRTVVALGIQDVVVIDTMDAVLVTTRDRAQDVKKIVEQLKLDGREYLT, from the coding sequence ATGTCCGAACCTCTGATGCCCACCGCCATTCCTGACTTCTGGGCGGTGATTCCGGCGGGCGGGTCGGGGACCCGGTTATGGCCACTGTCACGCGAATCGTCACCCAAGTTCCTGCATGACCTGACGGGCGCGGGCCAGTCCCTGCTGCAAGGGACCTTCGACCGGCTGCACCCGTTGTGCGAGGACCGGATGATGGTCGTGACCGGGGTGCCGCACGTGGACGCGGTGCGCGAGCAACTTCCGTTGCTCGGTATCGACAACCTGTTGGTCGAGCCGTCTCGTCGGGAGTCTCTTCCGGCGATCGGACTTGCTGCAGCGCTGCTCGAGCAGCGTGACCCCGAGGCGATCCTCGGATCGTTCGCTGCGGATCACGTGATCAATGATGTGCTCGCATTCAGCGAGTGCGTGACGGAGGCAGTGAACGTAGCCCGCACCGGCAAACTGGTGACCATCGGCATCGAGCCGGATCACCCGGCCACCGGGTTCGGCTACATCGAAATAGGCGATGAGCTCAGCGTGTTGGGTGCGCCCAGGGCCCGCGCCGTGACGGCGTTCGTGGAGAAGCCCGATGGGCCGATGGCCGAGGAGTACCTGGCCAGTGGACGCTACTCCTGGAACGCCGGCATGTTCGTGGTGCAGGCCAGCGTGCTGATGGACATGATCGCCCACTATCAGCCCCGGCTGGCGGAATACCTGCGCGAAATTGCTGCCCGGCCGATCCGGTTGGCCGAGCTGTGGCCGCGGTTGACGAAGATCACGATCGACAACGCCATTGCCGAGCCAGCGTCGGTCGACGGCCGGGTAGCGGTCATTCCGGCGACGTTCGGCTGGGACGATGTCGGCGACTTCGCGTCGCTGGCCACCTTGCTGATGGACCGGCATGACGAGCCGGGCGTGAAGGTGCTGGGCGAGTCGCAGCTGGTCGTGATGAAGGACGCCACCGGAGTAGTGGCGCCCGGTTCCGGACGGACGGTCGTCGCACTGGGTATCCAGGACGTCGTGGTCATCGACACGATGGACGCGGTGCTGGTCACGACCAGAGATCGCGCGCAGGACGTGAAGAAGATCGTCGAACAGCTGAAACTCGACGGACGCGAATATCTCACCTGA
- the trpS gene encoding tryptophan--tRNA ligase: MTPMAFQAPTRPRILSGMQPTHDSLHLGNYLGALVNWQTMQADYDAFFCVVDQHALTGTPMSPAELLRRTRVTAAQYIAGGIDPAQSAVFVQSHVPEHSQLAWVLNCLTGFGEASRMTQFKDKSARGGAESSNVGLFTYPMLMAADVLLYDATAVPVGEDQRQHLELTRNLAQRFNARFGETFVVPQARIPAGSAKIMSLVEPTSKMSKSAQNQNGSLWMLDEPKANVKKLKAAITDTDNAVRFDAEAKPGIANLLRIHAALSGDDIDTLVNRYPGENRYGALKGDVADLVVDLQAPFRARVQELLADPAELDLILANGARRAREVAGPVLARAYEAVGFLAQV, from the coding sequence ATGACGCCCATGGCTTTCCAAGCGCCGACCCGGCCACGCATCCTGTCCGGGATGCAGCCCACGCACGATTCACTGCATCTGGGGAACTATCTCGGGGCGTTGGTCAACTGGCAGACGATGCAGGCCGACTACGACGCATTCTTCTGTGTGGTTGATCAGCACGCCCTCACCGGCACTCCCATGTCGCCGGCGGAGTTGCTGCGTCGTACCAGGGTCACCGCCGCGCAGTACATCGCCGGTGGCATCGACCCGGCCCAGTCAGCGGTTTTCGTCCAGTCCCATGTGCCGGAACACTCGCAACTCGCCTGGGTACTCAACTGTCTGACCGGCTTCGGTGAGGCATCGCGGATGACCCAGTTCAAGGACAAGTCGGCCAGGGGTGGTGCCGAGTCCTCCAACGTGGGGTTGTTCACCTACCCGATGCTGATGGCTGCCGATGTACTGCTCTACGACGCGACGGCGGTGCCTGTGGGCGAGGATCAGCGCCAGCACCTGGAGCTGACCCGCAACCTGGCTCAGCGGTTCAATGCGCGCTTCGGCGAGACATTCGTGGTTCCGCAGGCCCGCATACCGGCTGGTTCGGCGAAGATCATGAGCCTGGTGGAACCCACCTCGAAGATGAGCAAATCCGCGCAGAACCAGAACGGCAGTCTCTGGATGCTCGATGAGCCCAAGGCGAACGTCAAGAAGCTCAAGGCCGCCATCACCGACACCGACAACGCGGTGCGATTCGACGCCGAGGCCAAGCCCGGTATCGCGAACTTATTACGTATCCATGCGGCGCTGTCCGGCGACGATATCGACACGCTCGTGAACCGGTACCCGGGGGAGAACAGGTACGGGGCGTTGAAGGGTGACGTGGCCGACTTGGTCGTTGACCTCCAGGCGCCGTTCCGTGCCCGGGTGCAGGAATTACTGGCCGACCCGGCCGAACTGGATTTGATACTCGCGAACGGTGCTCGGCGGGCACGCGAGGTCGCAGGGCCGGTGTTGGCCCGTGCCTACGAGGCGGTCGGCTTCTTGGCGCAGGTCTGA
- a CDS encoding succinate dehydrogenase/fumarate reductase iron-sulfur subunit: MNLTLKIWRQAGPEVEGRFSTHDVSDVSVDMSFLEMLDVLNEDLMLSGEEPIAFDSDCREGICGSCGLMISGYAHGPEVTTTCQLHMRSFSDGETITIEPWRASAFPIVKDLIVDRSAFDRIIQSGGYISVNTGAAPEAHSVPVPKVNADRAFDTATCIGCGACVAACPNASGMLFMGAKVSHLGELPQGQPERDSRVVSMINQHDAEGFGGCTNIGECAAACPKEIPLDVINQLNHDFRKAKKTSR; this comes from the coding sequence ATGAACCTGACTTTGAAAATTTGGCGACAGGCCGGCCCGGAGGTCGAGGGTCGATTTTCCACGCACGACGTGAGCGATGTGTCAGTCGACATGTCGTTCCTGGAGATGCTCGACGTACTCAACGAAGACCTGATGCTGAGCGGGGAAGAGCCGATCGCGTTCGACTCCGACTGTCGCGAGGGCATCTGCGGAAGCTGCGGTCTGATGATCTCGGGTTACGCACATGGCCCCGAGGTCACCACGACCTGCCAGTTGCACATGAGGTCATTCAGTGACGGCGAGACGATCACCATCGAGCCGTGGCGCGCATCGGCGTTCCCGATTGTGAAGGATTTGATCGTCGACCGGTCGGCATTCGATCGGATCATCCAGTCCGGTGGCTACATCTCGGTCAACACCGGAGCGGCTCCGGAAGCCCACTCGGTGCCGGTGCCCAAGGTCAACGCCGACCGCGCGTTCGACACGGCAACGTGCATCGGGTGCGGTGCCTGCGTGGCTGCCTGCCCGAACGCCTCCGGCATGCTCTTCATGGGTGCGAAGGTGTCCCACCTGGGTGAGTTGCCGCAGGGTCAGCCCGAGCGCGACTCACGCGTGGTGTCGATGATCAACCAGCATGACGCCGAGGGCTTCGGCGGCTGCACCAACATCGGTGAGTGCGCAGCCGCGTGCCCCAAGGAGATCCCGCTGGACGTCATCAACCAGTTGAATCACGACTTCCGCAAGGCCAAGAAGACCTCACGCTGA
- a CDS encoding DeoR/GlpR family DNA-binding transcription regulator, protein MLARQRQEVILTTVERDGGARVSDLVHEFGVSDMTIRRDIEALAEKGLVHRVHGGATLADRSIDEPGFSVKSEMNPVQKSQIARTAASLIPPGSSLALSAGTTAYAVAVELRAIQHLTVVTNSPRAAELLYDPTRDDQLVVLTGGVRTPSDALAGPVANAMLATTHVDTLILGVHGIDLEAGLTTPNLQEAQTNRALIKSAKKIIVVADHSKWGIIGLSTIATLDQVHTLVTDAELDAEARRELSGHDINLIVAARTTP, encoded by the coding sequence GTGCTCGCGCGCCAACGACAGGAAGTAATCCTCACCACCGTCGAGCGGGACGGTGGTGCGCGAGTCTCTGACCTCGTCCACGAGTTCGGTGTCAGCGATATGACGATCCGCCGTGATATCGAGGCCCTCGCCGAGAAGGGACTTGTGCATCGCGTCCATGGCGGTGCAACCCTCGCCGACCGCAGCATCGACGAGCCCGGCTTCAGCGTGAAGTCGGAGATGAATCCGGTCCAGAAGTCCCAGATCGCCCGCACGGCAGCGTCGTTGATCCCGCCGGGAAGTTCCCTCGCGCTCTCTGCCGGCACCACGGCGTACGCCGTCGCAGTGGAGTTGCGGGCGATCCAGCACCTGACGGTCGTGACGAATTCTCCGCGCGCTGCGGAACTGCTGTACGACCCGACGCGCGATGACCAGCTCGTGGTGCTGACCGGCGGGGTGCGCACTCCGTCGGACGCGCTGGCCGGACCCGTGGCCAATGCGATGCTGGCCACCACCCACGTCGACACGCTGATCCTCGGTGTTCACGGGATCGACCTGGAAGCAGGGCTGACGACCCCGAACCTGCAGGAGGCCCAGACCAATCGGGCCCTCATCAAGTCGGCGAAGAAGATCATCGTGGTCGCCGACCACAGCAAATGGGGCATTATCGGCTTATCGACCATCGCGACGCTGGACCAGGTGCACACCCTGGTCACCGACGCAGAACTGGACGCCGAGGCCAGACGCGAATTGTCCGGTCACGACATCAACCTGATCGTCGCCGCCCGCACCACCCCCTGA
- a CDS encoding peptidase S10 codes for MVDSAPTPAAPNPAAAPATPPADLNDQLVQTSHTLQLPDGPLKYTASSGRVVLREEVIEEGVWKGSVSKAQVAITAYTLDDADPHTRPITFAFNGGPGSSSIWLHLGLLGPRRVVCGDVGALVAPPYDLVDNIETLLAHSDLVFIDPVSTGRSRAVEGGKPKDFHGFKRDLETVAEVIRRWVTSEGRWMSPKFIAGESYGTTRAAGLAQLLQDDIGMHLNGLMLISSVLDFGMSDFEGQDPRGWSMYLPFYAATAHAHGKHGDRPLADVLAEAEEYASRDYPWVLSRGNRLSPDDRSKAVQRLAHLTGLSPEYVDRADLKIEHWRYFGELLRAEGLTVGRLDSRFTGPAASRIAEHMDADPSMDAITGAYVAAYQHYAHAELGHTDDAPFSVFGKGVNEEWSYKEFEGRSVYVSDRLERAMRANPHLRVQIAYGYYDGATPYFAAQETVAQLRLTPQALQRIEHCYYPAGHMMYVHQPSRVQQSEDLAEFVRRAAGGTVPV; via the coding sequence ATGGTTGATTCAGCACCCACCCCAGCCGCTCCGAACCCCGCGGCCGCCCCGGCGACGCCACCCGCCGACCTGAACGATCAGCTGGTCCAGACGTCACACACTCTGCAGCTCCCGGACGGCCCGCTGAAGTACACCGCCTCCAGCGGTCGGGTCGTGCTCCGCGAGGAAGTCATCGAGGAGGGCGTCTGGAAGGGTTCGGTCTCCAAAGCGCAGGTCGCCATCACCGCCTACACCCTGGATGACGCCGACCCGCACACGCGGCCCATCACCTTCGCCTTCAACGGCGGACCCGGTAGTTCCAGCATCTGGCTGCATCTGGGTCTGCTCGGCCCACGCCGGGTGGTCTGCGGTGATGTCGGCGCGTTGGTGGCGCCGCCGTACGACCTGGTGGACAACATCGAAACACTGCTGGCACACAGCGATCTCGTCTTCATCGACCCGGTCTCAACGGGACGCTCGCGCGCGGTCGAGGGCGGCAAGCCGAAGGACTTTCACGGCTTCAAACGGGACCTGGAAACCGTGGCCGAGGTCATCCGCCGCTGGGTCACCTCTGAGGGCCGCTGGATGTCGCCGAAGTTCATTGCCGGTGAGTCCTATGGCACGACCCGCGCCGCTGGCCTCGCCCAGCTCCTGCAAGACGACATCGGCATGCATCTCAACGGCCTGATGCTGATCTCCAGCGTCCTCGACTTCGGGATGTCCGATTTCGAAGGGCAGGATCCACGCGGTTGGTCGATGTATCTACCGTTCTACGCCGCTACTGCGCACGCGCACGGCAAACACGGTGATCGCCCGCTCGCCGACGTACTCGCAGAGGCCGAGGAGTATGCGTCACGCGACTACCCGTGGGTACTCTCCCGCGGGAACAGGTTGAGCCCCGACGACCGCTCGAAGGCTGTCCAGCGCCTGGCTCACCTGACAGGGCTCTCACCCGAATACGTCGACCGGGCCGATCTGAAGATCGAGCACTGGCGGTACTTCGGTGAACTGCTGCGCGCGGAGGGGTTGACCGTCGGGCGGCTGGACTCCCGCTTCACCGGCCCTGCGGCGTCACGCATTGCCGAACACATGGATGCCGACCCGTCGATGGATGCCATCACCGGCGCATATGTCGCCGCGTACCAGCACTATGCGCACGCCGAGCTCGGCCACACCGACGACGCGCCGTTCAGTGTCTTCGGCAAGGGCGTCAACGAGGAATGGAGCTACAAGGAATTCGAAGGCCGCTCTGTCTACGTGTCCGACCGGCTCGAGCGCGCGATGCGGGCCAATCCGCATCTGCGCGTGCAGATTGCCTACGGCTACTACGACGGAGCCACTCCGTACTTCGCCGCGCAGGAGACCGTTGCGCAGCTACGGCTGACGCCCCAGGCCCTGCAGCGGATCGAGCATTGCTACTACCCGGCCGGGCACATGATGTACGTGCATCAGCCCAGTCGCGTTCAGCAGAGCGAGGATCTGGCGGAGTTCGTGCGTAGAGCGGCCGGAGGCACAGTGCCGGTCTGA
- a CDS encoding 2'-5' RNA ligase family protein, which translates to MIQTIGISLAVPQPWDGQLREARRRAGDLQADSVPPHVTLLPPTPCSDVDREALREYLLAVAARHSAFRMTLCSTGSFRPTSDVVFVALTQGGEECAQIEADVRAGPVTRTLQFPYHPHVTIAHDVSARGLDDAMAQLADFEASFEVVGFELYEHGSDGVWRAVDHFEFGPSD; encoded by the coding sequence GTGATTCAGACCATCGGCATCTCGCTTGCAGTTCCGCAGCCGTGGGACGGGCAGCTGCGCGAGGCACGCCGCCGCGCGGGTGACCTGCAAGCGGACAGCGTGCCCCCGCACGTCACGTTGCTGCCGCCCACCCCGTGCTCCGATGTGGACCGGGAAGCCCTGCGCGAATATCTACTCGCAGTGGCAGCGCGCCATTCGGCATTTCGGATGACCCTGTGCAGCACCGGAAGCTTTCGTCCGACGTCCGACGTGGTCTTTGTCGCGCTCACGCAGGGCGGTGAGGAATGCGCGCAGATCGAGGCGGACGTGCGTGCCGGGCCGGTCACGAGAACGCTTCAGTTCCCCTATCACCCGCACGTGACGATTGCCCACGATGTCTCCGCGCGGGGACTGGACGACGCGATGGCGCAGCTCGCAGACTTCGAGGCCTCCTTCGAGGTTGTGGGTTTCGAGCTCTACGAGCACGGCAGCGACGGTGTCTGGCGGGCAGTCGACCACTTCGAATTCGGGCCGTCGGACTGA
- a CDS encoding succinate dehydrogenase cytochrome b subunit → MVATSTLPDRRTGKTGSSVFLKILMAVTGTIFVLFVLAHMYGNLKLFQGHDAYNEYAAGLRTLGTPELPRHGLLTIAEVVLGVSVIVHIYCAITLWKRAKAARPQNYAIRNSRVATVSSKWMRWGGVALLLFIIWHLIEFSLFKINVGSGGQGANITEDPFKLVTQSFKVWWLTLIYLLAMGALLMHLHHGIWSASQTLGFADSPAARHRWKIGGLAIGAIVAVGFILPPLFILFGVIK, encoded by the coding sequence ATGGTGGCAACTTCTACGCTCCCCGACCGGCGCACGGGGAAGACCGGCAGCAGCGTCTTCCTAAAGATTTTGATGGCGGTCACCGGCACGATCTTCGTGCTGTTCGTGCTCGCGCATATGTATGGGAACCTCAAACTCTTCCAGGGTCACGACGCGTACAACGAGTACGCCGCAGGTCTGCGGACACTCGGGACGCCGGAGTTGCCCAGGCACGGACTGCTCACCATCGCTGAAGTCGTCCTGGGTGTGAGCGTGATCGTGCACATCTACTGCGCGATCACCCTGTGGAAGCGCGCCAAGGCCGCGCGACCGCAGAACTACGCCATCAGGAACTCGCGGGTCGCGACCGTCTCCTCGAAGTGGATGCGCTGGGGTGGCGTCGCGCTGCTGCTGTTCATCATCTGGCACCTGATCGAGTTCTCGCTGTTCAAGATCAATGTGGGCTCCGGCGGTCAGGGAGCCAACATCACTGAAGATCCGTTCAAGCTGGTCACGCAGTCGTTCAAGGTGTGGTGGCTGACGCTCATCTATCTGCTGGCGATGGGCGCATTGCTGATGCACCTGCACCACGGCATCTGGAGTGCTTCGCAGACTCTCGGGTTTGCTGACTCACCAGCCGCACGTCACCGCTGGAAAATCGGCGGTCTGGCCATCGGCGCAATCGTCGCCGTGGGCTTCATTCTCCCGCCCCTGTTCATTCTCTTCGGCGTCATCAAGTAA
- a CDS encoding exodeoxyribonuclease III, with protein sequence MRLVSVNVNGIRAALRRGGLSWLHAQQPDVIALQEVRASPEELRTALAAGQFADWHLAHAAAADAGRAGVAILSRQAIADMRIGLPGFPDAGRWIEAQIGAVTVISAYVHTGEAGTARQGEKYGFLDAAGTRMAALVDGQAVLTGDLNVCHTARDLRNTRGNVGKAGYLPQEQAYLSRWADAGWVDVVRARAGDVDGPYTWWSWRGKAFDNDTGWRIDYQWASPALAFTLSDTSIGRAASYAERWSDHAPVVVDYDLP encoded by the coding sequence ATGCGACTTGTGTCCGTCAACGTGAACGGAATTCGAGCGGCGCTGCGCCGCGGCGGTCTCTCGTGGTTGCACGCGCAGCAGCCCGACGTCATAGCCCTGCAGGAGGTTCGGGCAAGTCCGGAGGAGTTGCGTACCGCTCTGGCGGCTGGGCAATTCGCGGACTGGCACCTCGCGCACGCTGCAGCTGCTGACGCGGGTCGTGCCGGGGTCGCCATCCTCTCGCGTCAGGCGATAGCGGACATGCGGATCGGCCTGCCCGGCTTCCCCGACGCCGGACGATGGATCGAAGCACAGATCGGCGCCGTGACGGTGATCTCGGCATATGTTCACACCGGTGAGGCAGGTACGGCGAGGCAGGGGGAGAAGTACGGCTTCCTTGATGCGGCGGGTACGCGGATGGCGGCGCTGGTTGACGGGCAGGCTGTGCTCACCGGTGACCTGAACGTCTGTCATACCGCCCGCGACCTACGCAACACCAGAGGCAATGTCGGCAAAGCGGGGTATCTACCGCAGGAGCAGGCATATCTGAGCCGATGGGCGGATGCGGGGTGGGTGGACGTCGTGCGGGCGAGGGCGGGTGACGTCGACGGGCCCTACACGTGGTGGTCCTGGCGTGGCAAGGCCTTCGACAACGACACAGGATGGCGTATCGACTATCAGTGGGCCTCCCCGGCGTTGGCATTCACACTCAGCGACACTTCCATCGGGCGGGCGGCGTCCTACGCCGAGAGGTGGAGCGACCACGCTCCCGTCGTCGTGGACTACGACCTGCCGTGA